A genomic window from Triticum urartu cultivar G1812 chromosome 7, Tu2.1, whole genome shotgun sequence includes:
- the LOC125519256 gene encoding uncharacterized protein LOC125519256, protein MEPGLSGHTDSLCFSGGGHPTPPSPSNFVPSPQKKNSISSPSFGPDLHRALGFRPPPARACHLRRSRRIRRPPTPLLPWTPSRSGTGLRSPLPAAAGEGLPFEALEEDSPSPDAAAPLDPVALRDRPALTPDFSRLVFSMELPCRRPTPELWADLPSGSTRRPNPVGRVGNFNIALSQSGSARAKL, encoded by the exons ATGGAGCCGGGGCTGTCTGGGCATACTGATTCATTGTGCTTCTCGGGTGGTGGCCAT CCCACCCCGCCCTCCCCATCCAATTTCGTTCCCtcccctcaaaaaaaaaattcGATTTCGTCCCCATCGTTTGGCCCCGATCTCCACCGCGCTCTAGGGTTCCGGCCGCCGCCGGCGAGGGCCTGCCATTTGAGGCGCTCGAGGAGGATTCGCCGTCCCCCGACGCCGCTGCTCCCCTGGACCCCGTCGCGCTCCGGGACAGGCCTGCGCTCACCCCTTCCGGCCGCCGCCGGCGAGGGCCTGCCATTTGAGGCGCTCGAGGAGGACTCGCCGTCCCCCGACGCCGCTGCTCCCCTGGACCCCGTCGCGCTCCGGGACAGGCCGGCGCTCACCCCCGACTTCTCTCGcctcgtcttctccatggagctCCCCTGCCGACGGCCCACGCCGGAGCTTTGGGCCGACCTCCCCTCCGGCAGCACGCGCCGCCCGAACCCAGTTGGCCGCGTCGGCAATTTCAATATTGCGCTCTCACAGTCCGGCTCTGCTCGTGCCAAGCTCTAG